A single window of Rhipicephalus microplus isolate Deutch F79 chromosome 5, USDA_Rmic, whole genome shotgun sequence DNA harbors:
- the mRpS6 gene encoding mitochondrial ribosomal protein S6 — protein MPAYEMTMILRKMSKPEITSALKRTGEYVLKNGAVLRYIQNLGTKELPLKMSRHGRTNWHGSYFLFRFDASPQLTVAMRGEIKRDVDIIRATFITLSPPKAITCTLEEEMQPPAYRPSVQALMAQSQVKRKQTFEKHTDGPV, from the exons ATGCCGGCATACGAAATGACTATGATCTTACGTAAGATGTCCAAA CCAGAGATCACAAGTGCACTGAAACGCACGGGAGAGTACGTACTGAAGAATGGAGCCGTCCTCCGCTACATCCAAAACCTGGGAACCAAAGAACTTCCCCTCAAGATGAGCAGGCACGGTCGCACAAATTGGCACGGGAG ctaCTTCCTTTTCAGATTCGATGCATCACCGCAACTTACAGTGGCAATGCGAGGAGAGATCAAACGAGATGTGGACATTATTCGCGCCACATTCATTACCCTTTCACCGCCAAAGGCCATCACATGCACCCTCGAAGAAGAGATGCAGCCGCCTGCGTACCGACCCAGTGTACAGGCACTCATGGCCCAAAGCCAAGTGAAGAGGAAGCAGACTTTTGAGAAACACACGGATGGTCCAGTCTGA